The DNA region tatatatagtatatatattaagttatacatatatttagtatatatattaagttatacatatatttagtatatatattaagttatacatatatatagtatatataataagttatacatatatatataagtatatatagtatatagtacatatatataagtatgtatagtatatatattaagttatacatatatataagtatatatagtatatagtacatatttatatataagtatatgtaagttatacatatatatagtatatatattaagttatgcatatatttagtatatagtacatatatatacatatatatacatatatttagtatatatattaagttatacatatatataagtatatagagtatatagtacatatatattaagtagtatatatattaagttatacatatatatagtatatatattaagttatacatatatttagtatatatattaagttatacatatatatagtatatataataagttatacatatatatataagtatatatagtatatagtacatatatataagtatgtatagtatatatattaagttatacatatatataagtatatatagtatatagtacatatttatatataagtatatgtaagttatacatatatatgtatacgaaaagcactattctgtattggtgacttgctgttaggctgttagtcagtaaatatttaaactttaattataaagttgtataacatatgaaaatatagctacaatatacaaataaatactataatatatatatatataatacaaaaaacaaaaaaaaaatagattttaatcactccaaaccggaccggttccggtttgaggtttaaaaccggtaaaccggaaccggttaaaccggaaccggttaggcggttccggttttggaaccggaaccggccggttttctaaccggttccataaccggttccggttccaaccggTTGACAGTACTAGGGGACATGCATGATGATTATTTAATAATACGGGAAAGCTCTTAAGGATATGGAATTTCTTCTCCCGGCAGACTTAAGCTACGGCTTTTGAAAGACAGTAAGTTAATTACCTTTTTAGGCCTTTCCAATGTACCAGAAAAATACTATGAAATTTCACATGGCATTCAAATTAATTCTATCACAACTCTTACAACCTTAATGTTAAGGAGAAGAACAATCATATATGTGAAATTTAGCTAGACAATGTGTTCACTATGAATAAATCTTACAGGAGTGGACATGTGACATTGGTTGGACTAATTAATTTACCATACCTAAAAAATTCTAAGAAAGCAAGAGATTCAGTACATGCTTTAAGCTCTGTATTACCCCTCAAAAATGGAGGAAAAAACAGCCAAAAGCTTGTGAAAATTATAAAAGCTAGTGCTAATGGACCTGAAATAATCCTAGGAACCAAAAATTTGCcattgaaaactttcttgatgaCAATTTCAAGACTCAAAGCCACCCCATGAATGAGAAAGAACATCATGACTTCCCCACTAGGTTTCAATCTTCCAATGTAGTAGAAAATCAGCTCATGCATTAGCCCCGAGACGGAAAACGTGGCGAGCACGGCAGGAAGTGGAGCCCACTTCCTCGAGATCCTGTCTGCCACCATCGAACGGACAGGATCATAAACGGTCGGACGAAGTATATTAGTTACCATGAGGTTCCACCTCCTGCCCCAGAAATCCTGGAGCGAGGTAGCCAGGTAAGGCTCGTCGAAGGGTGGCTCGAGCTCGACTCGACTCACCCTTCGAACCGTGGCGCTAACCATAGTCAATATGATCTCTAGCATGAAGTAGATGTGTAGGCAATAGAAGAAGAGAATGATTTTTGGATGCAAATAGTCTTTATAGCTATACACCCTTATCAACATGGCTAAAAGAGAAATCTTGGTAACAATATTCAAAGTTGAATTTGTGGTCTTTTTGGTGGTATCAACATGACTAGTTGAATATTGTTGAAACTTTATAGGCAAACAAGCCAAGGGAATGAATGTTGAAAGTGAAAGGGGTGGTGTTGATGACAAAGGGCCTTTACCAAATGCAAAAAGAAGAAGCTTGAAATTGGCTAACCATGCAATGAAGAATGAAGTAGTACCACCAAGATTAATGGAAGTCAGATAAAGAGGTAGAATGAAAAATAGACAAACTATTGGAATTATAGCCACAAATCTTGATTTGCCTTTTGGAAGGAATTTGGCTATGGTGTGAGAGTAACATAAACTTGCTAAGACAATAACCCATACAACAATGAAATTGTGGATCTCCCCTTCCATTTCTTCTCTGTATCTTCTTCTTGAAAGATTGATGGAATTAATAGAAACCTATTATTTTTTGTTGAAGAGTATATATATTATGATTGTTGACTTAGGGAACATGCGGTAGTGGGGTTGGGGAAAGATGGCATGTTTCACATAAAATAATTAGGCTGTTGTAATTTAGGATATGTATTAGGAAAGAAATTTTGCACATGATCAAGGAGATCTGGTTTCTTGGAAAgagttttaatttttatattttggaTATGACCGAGGCAATCCAGTTTTCTATGAAGAGTTGGATTAAGTAAATTTTGAGGGGtggtttggtttaaggtataagttgggttatcccaacactaatttttatatcatgtttggtataaggtataaattagtgttgggataaatttataccttgtaccaaacatgatataaaaattagtgttggataacccagcttataccttcttaacccacttatactgagattattttataccatcttttagatggtataaaataatctcaatagatgggataaattagtcccgggattataatcccgggactaatgagtccttaaaccaaacgacccctgatAGTATACTGCCATAAATGTTAGAAAAAATGTGATTGCTATTTCAATAGAAAAGATCCCTCGTTAGTCGGGAATAACACTCTTTTTTGCTTTATAATCATGAGCTGTCTTTTATTTAGATTTGTATTTAAAAAAATAGTAAAAGGAATTGGGTTCACATACGTGAGAAATGAATCTGAAggtgtagaaactatacaatcttgacttatttcattcattcatcaagagagaatatatataagatacaatcttgaaccctagtgaaacaaggaaactaagatcctagtgaaataAGGAAACTAaccaatatatggtaattagtgaaacaaggaaactaactaatatatggtaattattaccctacaaatatgctatcaaataatataaagatattataccgcaataccccccccccccctcaagttggagcatgggaatcaaaaatgc from Lycium barbarum isolate Lr01 chromosome 10, ASM1917538v2, whole genome shotgun sequence includes:
- the LOC132615595 gene encoding acyl-CoA--sterol O-acyltransferase 1, encoding MEGEIHNFIVVWVIVLASLCYSHTIAKFLPKGKSRFVAIIPIVCLFFILPLYLTSINLGGTTSFFIAWLANFKLLLFAFGKGPLSSTPPLSLSTFIPLACLPIKFQQYSTSHVDTTKKTTNSTLNIVTKISLLAMLIRVYSYKDYLHPKIILFFYCLHIYFMLEIILTMVSATVRRVSRVELEPPFDEPYLATSLQDFWGRRWNLMVTNILRPTVYDPVRSMVADRISRKWAPLPAVLATFSVSGLMHELIFYYIGRLKPSGEVMMFFLIHGVALSLEIVIKKVFNGKFLVPRIISGPLALAFIIFTSFWLFFPPFLRGNTELKACTESLAFLEFFRYGKLISPTNVTCPLL